The Mucilaginibacter yixingensis genome window below encodes:
- a CDS encoding beta-galactosidase, whose translation MKIHFFLLCLAGIFCIELHAQNRLQYDIKIKSTNAAVITPKLKMGTDVRPDGESLSYTGNYLLRNGKPWFPIMGEFNYERYQAQQWEQEILAMKAGGVEVISSYVIWIFHEKQKGVFDWSGNNDLRRFLALCKKHGMYVWIRIGPWVHAEIKNGGFPDWLMAEKIKLRTDDPAYLNYADRFFKQEAKQCEGYYFKDGGPIIGAQLENELNFKNAPEYEHMKALKRMAIQDGIDVPYYSGFAPGPDNQDEFLYTLGSYPDSPWNTTTKAFIKPVYFIRPLKADDDIGSDLLGKVDANVRNNYPLISAELGAGMQKTYHRRVDVSATDVAANIFTKLAAGLNGFGYFMFHGGMTPLNWANNNGFQESRVSNYPNDMPLLNYDFQAPLGAMGIPAPSFSELKLLNLFAQDYGSKLAETRPYFTTKLKSSMFSTDTVQASARTKNGAGFIFLSNYQRLVALPAIKNFQLDLNDGSKSEMIPARPITFPANHYVIWPYKLDMQGALLKYATVQPLAILNNGTTKTFVFFRDSIAPEMVFDNTTIKKVSALKGCLWDAKNGVITSDKKQDDFYFEMVNKAGETVKVLVIKRNRALQAYKINYNNGKEALIFTKALLRQQANNQWSVEAASKDGKIEVETYPGTVILVKSISNTASCKKVNAGSIFNSFIISEPITNKPSVSYSRTVDGNTRAARLFKDSILNVFKKSKQFNPLQPGPLYLPTFHSLPNQQLYQSKYNCERSAGVIDWEVTVHYDGDVLTIYQNNKLLYDQFNYNGICKYRLNYLVKNTAAPVLLQIVPAEKQYDIYWGSLEKTLNDQLTAKIKSIDIVPVYRYGFSIKRND comes from the coding sequence ATGAAAATCCATTTTTTCCTTTTATGCCTGGCTGGTATTTTTTGTATTGAACTGCATGCGCAAAATCGCTTGCAGTATGACATAAAAATAAAAAGCACTAATGCCGCAGTGATAACACCCAAACTCAAAATGGGGACCGATGTGAGGCCCGACGGCGAAAGCTTAAGCTACACCGGAAATTACCTGTTACGTAATGGGAAGCCCTGGTTTCCCATTATGGGAGAATTTAATTATGAAAGATATCAGGCGCAACAATGGGAGCAGGAAATTCTGGCCATGAAGGCAGGTGGTGTTGAGGTGATCAGCAGCTATGTTATCTGGATTTTTCATGAAAAGCAAAAAGGTGTTTTTGACTGGAGTGGCAATAATGATCTGAGAAGATTTTTGGCGCTTTGTAAAAAGCATGGAATGTATGTATGGATAAGGATAGGGCCCTGGGTGCATGCTGAAATTAAGAACGGCGGCTTCCCCGACTGGTTGATGGCTGAGAAGATAAAACTGCGGACAGACGATCCCGCATACTTGAACTATGCCGATCGTTTTTTTAAGCAGGAAGCAAAACAATGTGAGGGATATTATTTTAAGGACGGTGGCCCTATCATTGGCGCTCAGCTGGAGAATGAACTAAACTTTAAAAATGCGCCCGAATATGAGCACATGAAGGCATTGAAAAGGATGGCCATACAGGATGGAATAGACGTGCCGTACTACAGTGGATTTGCTCCGGGACCGGATAATCAGGATGAATTTTTATATACCCTTGGCAGCTACCCCGATAGTCCATGGAATACGACAACCAAAGCATTTATTAAACCCGTTTATTTTATCAGGCCTTTGAAAGCAGATGATGACATCGGCAGTGACCTGTTAGGCAAAGTTGACGCTAACGTGCGGAATAATTATCCGTTAATTTCTGCCGAATTGGGTGCGGGTATGCAGAAGACTTACCATAGGCGTGTAGATGTATCCGCTACGGATGTAGCAGCAAACATTTTTACAAAATTAGCAGCAGGCCTAAATGGGTTTGGATATTTTATGTTCCACGGAGGCATGACTCCTCTTAATTGGGCAAATAACAACGGCTTTCAGGAATCAAGGGTTTCTAATTATCCTAATGATATGCCCTTGCTTAATTACGATTTTCAGGCCCCGCTAGGCGCCATGGGGATACCTGCACCTTCTTTTTCAGAATTAAAATTACTTAACCTGTTCGCGCAGGACTACGGCAGCAAACTGGCCGAAACACGACCCTATTTTACCACTAAATTGAAAAGCTCGATGTTCTCTACCGATACGGTGCAGGCTTCGGCCCGCACTAAAAATGGTGCTGGTTTTATTTTTCTTTCCAATTATCAGCGGCTTGTCGCATTGCCCGCGATTAAAAATTTTCAGCTTGATCTAAATGATGGCTCCAAGTCAGAAATGATTCCGGCAAGGCCAATTACTTTCCCTGCTAATCATTATGTCATCTGGCCCTATAAATTAGATATGCAAGGCGCGTTGCTTAAATATGCCACAGTACAGCCCCTTGCTATTTTAAATAATGGTACCACAAAAACGTTCGTGTTTTTTAGAGATTCCATTGCTCCGGAAATGGTATTCGATAACACCACCATTAAAAAGGTAAGCGCATTAAAAGGTTGTTTGTGGGATGCAAAGAATGGCGTTATAACAAGCGACAAAAAACAAGATGATTTTTATTTTGAGATGGTTAATAAGGCGGGGGAAACAGTCAAAGTACTTGTTATCAAAAGGAACAGAGCGTTGCAGGCGTATAAAATTAATTACAATAACGGAAAAGAAGCGCTCATTTTCACAAAAGCATTGTTAAGGCAACAAGCCAATAATCAATGGAGTGTTGAAGCCGCAAGCAAAGACGGCAAGATTGAGGTAGAAACTTATCCAGGCACTGTTATATTGGTGAAATCAATCTCAAATACAGCCAGCTGCAAAAAGGTTAATGCAGGCAGCATTTTTAATTCATTTATTATCAGTGAGCCAATTACTAATAAACCCTCTGTAAGTTATTCCCGTACGGTTGATGGCAATACCAGGGCGGCCCGGTTATTTAAAGACTCGATATTAAATGTATTTAAAAAATCGAAGCAGTTTAACCCGCTGCAACCAGGCCCTTTGTATTTACCAACATTCCATTCATTACCGAATCAGCAATTATACCAGTCAAAATATAATTGCGAACGATCCGCAGGCGTAATAGATTGGGAAGTAACCGTACATTATGACGGCGACGTGCTGACTATATATCAAAATAACAAACTCCTGTACGACCAGTTTAACTATAATGGCATTTGCAAGTACAGATTAAACTATCTGGTTAAGAATACTGCTGCACCGGTATTGCTGCAAATTGTACCAGCAGAAAAGCAATATGATATTTACTGGGGCAGCCTGGAAAAAACATTGAACGATCAATTAACAGCCAAAATAAAGAGTATCGATATCGTGCCGGTGTACAGGTATGGCTTCTCGATAAAAAGAAATGATTAA
- a CDS encoding DUF4955 domain-containing protein, producing the protein MYKFLKNVGCFLSGCLISQSIHAQNAQPSQLFELYKQDKSKSVLPDFSYVGYHCGEKPVPEITNYKVFNVVDFGARPNDDVSDKKAIQAAINAANSNGSGIVFFPKGRFLVNDDSTLTKGIVSKGSRIIFRGSGSGPGGTELFMKAMMVPQDPKRMWTGRPMFTFTAKGTDTQIGQIAKNANVGDFDLKLSTTDHLQAGDWIAIKLLDNAPELVSAALAPGKANPAWKYIIEQGVDVCMYYQVKAISNGYITLHAPLAYPIDIKYKWSVYKFANAEEVGIENIAFAGNWKQKFVHHRSWKDDSGFNLLSFSHCTNSWMKNCRFTDCNIAAMVSQSANVTVMDCVITGNGGHEAIGSNHSTNVLLANLKDEASQWHAFGVQHGSVNTVLWHCSYPSTTCFEAHASQPINSLFDNTTGGFMSGRQGGAVENLPNHMGGLVLWNYTQTNNPVKDFDFAPSNDVWFKMVNPIVVGFTSKGSSFKKGQPGYFESIGQKVSPASLYEAQLELRLKKVPDWLKQH; encoded by the coding sequence ATGTATAAATTTTTAAAAAATGTCGGTTGTTTTTTGAGCGGATGCTTGATCAGCCAATCCATACACGCGCAAAATGCGCAGCCGTCGCAGTTGTTTGAGCTGTATAAGCAGGATAAAAGCAAATCAGTCCTGCCCGATTTTTCTTATGTCGGGTATCATTGCGGAGAAAAACCTGTTCCCGAAATAACTAATTACAAAGTATTTAATGTTGTTGATTTTGGCGCCAGACCTAACGACGACGTATCTGACAAAAAGGCTATCCAGGCGGCTATTAATGCCGCTAACAGCAACGGCTCCGGCATCGTTTTTTTTCCGAAAGGGCGGTTTTTAGTAAACGATGACAGCACCCTTACAAAAGGTATTGTATCTAAAGGCAGCAGAATCATTTTTAGAGGAAGCGGTTCGGGCCCCGGCGGTACCGAACTATTTATGAAAGCAATGATGGTGCCTCAAGACCCTAAAAGGATGTGGACAGGAAGGCCCATGTTTACTTTCACTGCAAAGGGCACGGACACCCAAATTGGACAAATTGCAAAGAATGCGAACGTGGGCGATTTTGATCTGAAACTAAGTACAACAGATCATCTGCAAGCAGGCGATTGGATTGCCATAAAGCTGCTCGATAACGCTCCTGAATTGGTTAGCGCAGCACTAGCCCCTGGTAAGGCAAATCCGGCATGGAAATATATCATAGAACAAGGGGTGGATGTTTGTATGTATTACCAGGTAAAAGCCATCTCCAACGGGTACATTACACTCCATGCCCCGCTGGCCTATCCTATTGATATTAAATACAAATGGTCGGTTTACAAATTTGCAAACGCAGAGGAAGTTGGGATCGAGAACATAGCCTTTGCAGGTAACTGGAAACAAAAGTTTGTACACCACCGGTCATGGAAAGACGACAGCGGTTTTAACCTGTTGAGCTTTTCACACTGCACCAATTCATGGATGAAAAACTGCAGGTTTACAGATTGCAACATTGCGGCCATGGTGAGTCAAAGCGCCAATGTTACGGTGATGGACTGTGTGATTACCGGGAATGGCGGGCACGAAGCCATCGGCTCCAATCATTCTACCAACGTGTTGCTGGCCAATCTAAAAGATGAAGCATCGCAATGGCATGCCTTTGGTGTGCAGCATGGTTCTGTTAACACGGTACTTTGGCATTGTTCCTACCCGTCCACCACTTGTTTTGAAGCACATGCCAGCCAGCCAATAAACTCGTTATTTGACAACACCACCGGCGGTTTTATGAGCGGCCGTCAGGGTGGTGCAGTAGAAAATTTGCCCAACCACATGGGGGGCCTGGTATTGTGGAACTATACGCAAACTAATAACCCAGTAAAAGACTTCGATTTTGCACCTTCAAATGATGTATGGTTTAAAATGGTAAACCCCATTGTAGTTGGTTTTACAAGTAAAGGAAGCAGCTTTAAGAAAGGACAGCCAGGTTATTTTGAAAGCATCGGGCAAAAGGTATCGCCGGCTTCATTGTATGAGGCGCAATTGGAATTAAGATTAAAAAAGGTGCCGGATTGGCTGAAGCAACATTAA